The uncultured Desulfatiglans sp. DNA window AGTCCTCGCTCAACACGACCTCATCGACACCGGGCAACGCCTCGACACTCCGCTTGAATTCCAGAAGCTCCGCCCCGTCCACCTTCGCCGCCTCGAACACCACGTCCAGGGCGATGGGCAGCGGGTTGGGATCAGGCAGATCATCCAGGATTTCCTTCTGGTCCCCGAGTGCCCTCCGCAAGATCTGCATCGCCTCCTCGCTCGACACGGTTCGCACGCATTCCGCGCCCTCGAATGACGCGATGAGCCCCTCGACCTGCCGCTTTACAGGCTCTTCTGCATCACTCCGAATATAGACGGAGGCGAAAAGGCTGTCACCCCAACCGCGGACCCAGCTATTCAGGTTGACGAAAAGGAGAAGGAAAAACCCGAAGATCAGCAGAGATACCGTCATCGTGCCTATCCCGATCAGCTGCACCATTCGGTTGGCGCGCAACCCGGCCATCGCCTGACGAAACAGATAAACGATCAGATAGATTTTCATGGGTCATCCAAAACGGCACCCCGATCGAGTCTGATCCGTCGATGCCCCATCTCCTCCAGCAGCTCCCGGTTGTGCGTCGCAATGATCACAGTGGTCCCTTTCGCGTGGATCTTGCGTAGGACATGCATGATTTCAAGCGTCAGATCCCAATCCAGATTGCCGGTGGGCTCATCGGCCAACAGGATGAGCGGGTCCTTGACGATCGCCCGTGCGATCGCCACCCGCTGCTGTTCACCCCCCGACAGTTCCAGCGGGAACATGGACTCCTTGTCCGCCAGGCCCAATGATCGAAGGGTTTGGTGGGTCTTCTTGCGGATCGTTCCCGGGCGCTCGCCGCATACCTCCAGGGCCAGGGCTACATTTTCGAAAACCGTCTTGCCGGGCAGCAGTTTGAAATCCTGAAACACGAAACCGATCTTACGGCGAAGCAAGTCGAGATTCGAGCGGCTGATCCGGCTCAGGTTGATGCCATGGATCAAGATTCCCCCGCTCGTCGGCCTCTCCGATCCAAAAATCAGCCGCAGCAGGGTCGTCTTACCGGCCCCGCTCGGCCCGGTCAAAAAGATGAACTCACCGGTATTCAGCGTGAGGTTGACATCTTTCAGTGCGACACAGGCCCCGAAACTCTTGCTCAACCGGAAAAGCTGTATCATGGCGGAACCCTCGGCAGTTTCCGGAAAATATCGTCATTTCAATCAA harbors:
- a CDS encoding putative Cell division protein FtsX (Evidence 3 : Putative function from multiple computational evidences), with the protein product MKIYLIVYLFRQAMAGLRANRMVQLIGIGTMTVSLLIFGFFLLLFVNLNSWVRGWGDSLFASVYIRSDAEEPVKRQVEGLIASFEGAECVRTVSSEEAMQILRRALGDQKEILDDLPDPNPLPIALDVVFEAAKVDGAELLEFKRSVEALPGVDEVVLSEDWRGRARALLDVLRIGGTVLGGLLAVGVLFIVVNTIKLTIYARREEIEIAKLVGATDWFVKTPFLLEGLVQGVLSGAVSLGILYLSYLLLSAREIQWMDIPVLEVVFVPPHLLLAVFAGSALLGVIGSLIAVSRFFDV
- the ftsE gene encoding transporter subunit: ATP-binding component of ABC superfamily (Evidence 2b : Function from indirect experimental evidences (e.g. phenotypes); PubMedId : 10048040, 14729705, 3025556; Product type t : transporter), whose protein sequence is MIQLFRLSKSFGACVALKDVNLTLNTGEFIFLTGPSGAGKTTLLRLIFGSERPTSGGILIHGINLSRISRSNLDLLRRKIGFVFQDFKLLPGKTVFENVALALEVCGERPGTIRKKTHQTLRSLGLADKESMFPLELSGGEQQRVAIARAIVKDPLILLADEPTGNLDWDLTLEIMHVLRKIHAKGTTVIIATHNRELLEEMGHRRIRLDRGAVLDDP